In Vicinamibacteria bacterium, the DNA window AGACGATCCTCGAAGCCACGAGCGGGAATACCGGCATCGCCCTCGCCATGCTCGGAGCCGCGCTCGGCTACCGCGTTAAGCTCTGTATCCCCAGGAGCGCGAGCCTGGAAAGGAAACTCGTGCTCCGAGCTTATGGCGCGGAGCTGGTGGAGACGAGCGCACTGGAGGGAACCGACGGAGCGATCGCGGAAGCTGCCCGCAGGTACGCCGAAAGCTCCGATGCCTATTTCTATCCGAACCAGTACGGAAACGATGCCAATTGGCAAGCGCACTACCGGACGACCGCGCAGGAGATCTGGCGTCAGACCGAGGGGCGAGTGACGCATTTCGTTTGCGGCCTTGGCACCAGTGGTACATTCGTAGGAACGACGAGGCGGCTGAAGGAATACTCCCCGGCGCTGAAAGCCATTTCCGTCGAGCCGAGGGAGCCTCTC includes these proteins:
- a CDS encoding cysteine synthase family protein; translated protein: MSRAEAALFVDRSLTEPRSVTELIGNTPLLRIQRLTTHLRGVEVYAKAEWFNPGGSVKDRPALEMLRQGEKRGELTHEKTILEATSGNTGIALAMLGAALGYRVKLCIPRSASLERKLVLRAYGAELVETSALEGTDGAIAEAARRYAESSDAYFYPNQYGNDANWQAHYRTTAQEIWRQTEGRVTHFVCGLGTSGTFVGTTRRLKEYSPALKAISVEPREPLHGIEGWKRMASSRVPSIYDPHLADERLEVGTEEAYEMARRLGR